A region from the Aegilops tauschii subsp. strangulata cultivar AL8/78 chromosome 5, Aet v6.0, whole genome shotgun sequence genome encodes:
- the LOC109753304 gene encoding uncharacterized protein, producing the protein MAHQLLLPSKPLLPAAAAATPRRGCGRPVVSVRAAAAASSMAVGAEAVRSIRARQIVDSRGNPTVEVDLVAGDGSLHRSAVPSGASTGIYEALELRDGDKSVYGGKGVLTAVRNINEVIAPKLVGVDVRNQKDVDAIMLDIDGTENKSQLGANAILGVSLSVCRAGASAKGVPLYKHIQELSGTKELVMPVPAFNVINGGSHAGNNLAMQEFMLLPVGATSFAEALRMGSEVYHVLKGIIKAKYGQDACNVGDEGGFAPNVQDNREGLVLLMDAIEKAGYTGKIKIGMDVAASEFLMKDGSYDLNFKNQPNNGAHVLSAQSLCDLYKEFVKDFPIVSIEDPFDQDDWSSWASLQSSVDIQIVGDDLLVTNPKRIVEAIDKKACNALLLKVNQIGTVTESIQAALDSKAAGWGVMVSHRSGETEDNFIADLAVGLASGQIKTGAPCRSERLAKYNQLVRIEEELGNVRYAGEAFRSP; encoded by the exons ATGGCCCACCAACTCCTCCTCCCCTCCAAGCCCCTCCTGCCCGCCGCGGCCGCCGCCACCCCGCGCCGTGGCTGCGGCCGCCCCGTCGTATCCGTCCGCGCGGCGGCGGCTGCCTCCTCGATGGCCGTCGGGGCGGAGGCCGTGCGGTCGATCCGCGCGCGCCAGATCGTGGACAGCCGCGGGAACCCCACCGTCGAGGtcgacctcgtcgccggcgacggcagcctccaCCGCTCCGCCGTTCCCAGCGGGGCCTCCACGGGGATCTACGAGGCCCTCGAGCTCCGCGACGGGGACAAGTCGGTCTACGGAGGGAAGGGCGTGCTCACCGCCGTTCGCAACATCAACGAGGTCATCGCGCCCAAGCTCGTCGGCGTCGACGTGAG GAACCAGAAAGATGTTGATGCGATCATGCTTGACATCGATGGAACTGAAAACAAATCACAGTTGGGTGCCAATGCTATTCTTGGAGTCTCTTTAAGCGTATGCAGGGCTGGTGCTTCTGCAAAAGGAGTTCCACTGTATAAACATATTCAGGAGCTGTCAGGCACCAAGGAGCTTGTCATGCCTGTCCCAGCTTTCAATGTAATAAATGGAGGTAGCCATGCTGGTAATAATCTGGCTATGCAGGAATTCATGCTTTTACCTGTGGGGGCTACTTCATTTGCCGAGGCTCTTCGTATGGGCAGTGAAG TTTATCATGTTCTTAAGGGCATCATTAAGGCGAAATACGGTCAAGATGCATGCAATGTTGGAGATGAAGGTGGTTTTGCTCCTAATGTTCAAGACAACAGGGAGGGCCTTGTTTTGCTTATGGATGCCATTGAGAAGGCAGGCTACACTGGAAAG ATTAAAATTGGAATGGATGTTGCAGCATCAGAATTCCTTATGAAGGATGGAAGCTATGATTTGAACTTTAAGAACCAGCCTAATAATGGAGCTCATGTTCTTTCGGCCCAGTCTCTCTGTGATCTGTACAAAGAATTCGTCAAGGATTTCCCAATTGTATCAATTGAGGATCCTTTTGATCAAGATGATTGGAGCTCATGGGCTTCGTTGCAATCCTCAGTTGATATCCAAATTGTCGGGGATGATTTGCTTGTCACAAACCCAAAACGTATAGTAGAGGCTATTGACAAGAAGGCCTGCAATGCTCTGTTGCTTAAG GTTAATCAGATCGGTACCGTCACAGAATCTATTCAAGCTGCTCTGGATTCAAAGGCTGCTGGTTGGGGCGTGATGGTCAGCCACAGGAGTGGTGAAACAGAAGACAATTTCATCGCGGATCTAGCTGTTGGTTTAGCGAGCGGGCAG ATCAAAACCGGAGCTCCCTGCAGAAGCGAGAGACTGGCCAAATACAACCAG CTTGTGCGGATTGAAGAGGAGCTAGGCAACGTGCGGTACGCCGGCGAAGCGTTCAGGTCTCCATGA
- the LOC109753303 gene encoding uncharacterized protein isoform X2 has product MQAAARSLAAPRRLAPRSPRPVPLPRFFTASPRDPSPDPGPGPEVDRGLVSTLSRVLSDFRGPRHDLPAALRGFAPRITPDAAAAVLRRCRHLPVPSLRFFLFAAGLPGFSHLPDSLLILANSLAGARLFPLLRSLLSDLPPAALTRGLFPRLFRAYSRALLPDDAVRAFSSMAGFGFHPTLADFHSLLFALCHNGLVNHAEVFFRESGTHFDVSAKTYTILISGWAVVEKPENAQKLFDEMVERGVEPDVPAYNALVDALCRGGDIARAQEHLKDMQQSRGLVPDAATYGPFLRAACASKDARDALRVLDRMRMHDLTPNVFTYNAIIRLLCELGEIEEAYNILGEIITRGEKPDVWTYNTLLNAHCKKNEANMDSEPSSQNPTDMTAFVQNLLGQMQTRFESMSQNIVSKIDEMGTKIDELEQSVNDLKAEMGTTDIPVKKPDEAKPTDSA; this is encoded by the exons ATGCAAGCCGCCGCGAGATCGCTCGCCGCGCCACGCCGCCTCGCGCCTCGCAGCCCGCGCCCCGTCCCCCTCCCCCGCTTCTTCACCGCCTCGCCCCGCGATCCGTCCCCGGATCCGGGCCCAGGCCCAGAGGTCGACCGAGGGCTCGTGAGCACGCTTAGCCGCGTGCTCAGCGACTTCCGTGGCCCGCGCCACGACCTCCCTGCCGCGCTCCGCGGCTTCGCGCCGCGCATCACCCCCGACGCGGCGGCCGCGGTGCTGCGCCGGTGCCGCCACCTCCCCGTGCCGTCTCTCCGGTTCTTCCTCTTTGCCGCGGGGCTGCCCGGGTTCTCTCACCTGCCGGATTCGCTCCTCATCCTGGCCAATTCGCTCGCCGGTGCACGGCTCTTCCCGCTGCTGCGTTCGCTGCTATCTGACCTCCCACCGGCTGCGCTCACGCGGGGCCTCTTCCCGCGGCTGTTCCGTGCTTACTCACGTGCTcttctcccggatgatgcggtccgGGCATTCTCCTCCATGGCGGGGTTCGGCTTCCACCCAACGCTGGCCGATTTCCACTCGCTGCTATTCGCCTTGTGCCATAATGGCCTTGTAAATCATGCTGAGGTCTTCTTCAGAGAGTCGGGGACCCATTTCGATGTCTCAGCCAAGACCTACACCATCCTGATCTCTGGGTGGGCTGTTGTGGAGAAGCCGGAAAACGCGCAAAAGTTATTTGATGAAATGGTTGAGAGAGGTGTTGAGCCTGATGTGCCTGCCTACAATGCATTGGTTGATGCCTTATGCCGCGGAGGTGATATTGCACGTGCGCAGGAACATTTGAAAGATATGCAACAGAGCCGTGGGCTTGTTCCAGATGCTGCTACTTATGGTCCATTCCTTCGTGCTGCCTGTGCATCCAAGGATGCTCGGGATGCTCTCCGTGTGCTAGATAGGATGCGCATGCATGACCTCACACCAAATGTATTCACATATAATGCTATAATTCGGTTATTGTGCGAACTGGGAGAGATTGAGGAGGCTTATAATATCCTTGGTGAGATCATCACGAGAGGGGAAAAGCCTGATGTTTGGACATACAACACACTGCTTAATGCGCATTGTAAGAAGAATGAG GCTAATATGGATTCAGAGCCCTCATCGCAGAACCCAACAGACATGACAGCATTT GTGCAAAACCTCCTCGGTCAGATG CAAACAAGGTTTGAGTCTATGTCCCAGAACATCGTCTCAAAGA TAGATGAAATGGGAACCAAGATCGACGAGCTGGAGCAGAGCGTCAACGATCTCAAAGCTGAGATGGGCACCACCGACATACCTGTCAAGAAGCCCGATGAGGCAAAGCCGACCGACTCCGCATAA
- the LOC109753303 gene encoding uncharacterized protein isoform X1, whose product MDQPCLTVAVWSFHKPKFPDSSHFPIHSFRPSSPFVSTATSSESTGRRRPPLPPPLPPATLTSSANMDSEPSSQNPTDMTAFVQNLLGQMQTRFESMSQNIVSKIDEMGTKIDELEQSVNDLKAEMGTTDIPVKKPDEAKPTDSA is encoded by the exons ATGGACCAACCTTGTCTCACCGTCGCCGTATGGTCCTTCCACAAGCCCAAGTTTCCTGACTCGTCTCACTTCCCCATTCACTCATTCAGGCCCTCCTCTCCCTTCGTTTCGACCGCGACCTCCTCCGAATCCACCGGCCGGCGgcgacctcctcttcctccaccccttcccccggcgacCCTAACTTCCTCG GCTAATATGGATTCAGAGCCCTCATCGCAGAACCCAACAGACATGACAGCATTT GTGCAAAACCTCCTCGGTCAGATG CAAACAAGGTTTGAGTCTATGTCCCAGAACATCGTCTCAAAGA TAGATGAAATGGGAACCAAGATCGACGAGCTGGAGCAGAGCGTCAACGATCTCAAAGCTGAGATGGGCACCACCGACATACCTGTCAAGAAGCCCGATGAGGCAAAGCCGACCGACTCCGCATAA